Sequence from the Streptobacillus felis genome:
ATATAATTTAAAATATTTAGAATTTTATATAACATTTTTTTTTCTAATAATAATCATAGGTATCCAGTTTATGATTTATAAGTTTATTAAAAAATTTCAGAAATTTTGGATAGAAATAGATAATTGTGATGGGATTAGTAATAACTATACTTTATTTTTTATTGGTACCTATCTTAGTCCTATCATAGATGTTACTAAATTAATAAATTTTTCCTTTTTTGCGTTTGTTAAATATATCTTTTTTGTATCATTGATACTTTTTATGTTCTTAAAAGATAATTATAATTTTGAAAATATTTTTTTAAAGGTATTAGGATATAAGGTATATAAAGTTAAAGTTAAAGGGATAGATTATATGTTACTTTCTAAAAAAATTATTAGAAATACTAAGACAGTAAAAAATGTTATTAGAGTTTTTGAATATATGTTGATGGAGGAGGAAGAAATTGAAAAATAATACTTTAATATTTGTTTTATTATCAAAAGATAAAAAAAATAAGGTAATAAAATATTTGGAAATGAAGAGAGAAGATTCTTTGATTTTATTAGAAGAATTAAAATCCAATATACATAAATTAGTTGAAAATAAAATAGAATTTGCTATAGATTATAAACCAGAAATAGATGAATCGTTTGTAATTGATAATTATGAATTGGATGCGGATATTAAAGAAATTATTGCAAATCCAATAGGAGTAGAAACTTTATCAATAAATGAAAGTGAATTAAATAGAATAAAAGCAGTATTTATTGTAGAAAAACTTGAAAATGGGAAATATGAAATTATTTTCCAAAAATTTCAAAAATCACAAATATTAAAAAATAGATTTATTAATTTATTTTTTACTCCAGATAATCTTGTAATAGAAAAAAATCCAGGAATAACGATTACTAATTCTGTTGATTGTTATTTCTTGGAAAATAAACTATATTTCAAAAAATATTATATAGCAAATCAAATTTTAGATTTAACAAGATTTTACCGTGAAGCAACAGACAAAGATTTAGATATATTTTTTAATTATTATGAAATTCCTGTTGAAGATACTCAAAAATTTAAATATAATATAAAAAAATGGATGAGACATAAAATTGCGATAATTGTAGATAATAAAATCTTAGAAAAATATGATTTAGAATATATAAAAAATAGAGCAGCTATCTTTGGAATAGATATTGAACTAAAAGAAAATAGAATTATTTTTCCAAAAGAATCAAAAAAACAAAAAGAAATCATAAAATTTTTATTAGATGAAATATATAGAGGATCATTGACAGATGAAATATATGAAACAAATTCTAAAAAAGTGAACAAATAATGAAATTTAAAACTCTCATTACGGAATTATAGTAAAGAGAGTTTTTTGTACAGAGACAAATAAATACTAAAAAAAGTGCAATTTTTACACACAAAAAAATAATTGAGGTATAATATAAATGAATGAAATAATTAGAATATACGGAGGATATTTTCATGAGAGCAAGTAGAATGATGTTTTTTTCAGATTTAATTGAAAAAAATAAACGTATTTTTAAAGTGCCAGTTTATCAAAGAAATTATGATTGGACGAATATACAATGTGAAAAACTATATTATGACATAATAGAAGCTTTTAAAAAAGATAAATTTCATTTTACAGGAACAGTTGTTTATATTGATGATATAAATGGTGGAAGTGGATTAAATGAAGTTTTAATCATCGACGGACAACAAAGAATTACAACAATGTATATATTACTTAAAGCACTGTTAGATTCATCTATAGATAAAAATAATGTAAGAATTGAAAATGAACTTAAAGAAGTAATGTATAATAGAAATTGTGAAGAAAAATATAAGGTAAAATTAAAACCAGTAAAAACTGATGATGCACAATTAATAAATCTAGTAAATAACAAAATAGATGAAATGGATAGAAATTCAAACATATACAAAAACTATATCTTATTTAAAAATTTAATCGAAAAAACAATATCCTTTAATATAGAATTATCTGATATATTATATGGTATAAAAAAAATAGAGATAGTTGAAATTGTTTTAGATAAATTACAAGGTGATGAACCACAAAAAATTTTTGAATCAATTAATTCAACAGGGCTTGAATTAAGTCTTGGAGATTTAATTAGGAACTACTTGTTAATGGAAGAAAGTAATCAAGATGAATTGTATAGTAATTACTGGATTCCAATAGAAAAAAATGTTGGATATAGTAAATTAGGGGATTTTTTTATAAACTATATTAATTCAGAAGTTACAAAAACAGTAAATTTGAAGAATGCATATAATATTTTTAAAGAAAATTGTGAGGATAAGAATTTAACTCATAAAGAAGTATTAGAAAATTTAAAAAGAAAATCTAAATGTTATGGTGCATTTATAGGTGAAAATGAATATTATACTGAAAAATTAAGAAGTAAATTACAAGCATTTTTCAATATAAAACAAACTACAGTTTTACCATTAATATTTAAATTATTTGATGATTATGAAAATAATAATATAACAGAAAATATATTGTGTGATGTGCTTGACTATTTATTCACATATATTTTACGTATGATTACTTGTGAAAAATCTAAAAATTTAAATAAATTTGTTAAATCAGCTTATCAAAGGGCACTTAAAAATAACTATGAAGATTATTATATAAAAATAGTAAGTTTGTTAAACAATACAAAATCTAATGATAGAATACCAACTGATGAAGAATTTAAAAATGCATTAATCACAAAACCAATATACGCCAAACCTATATGTAAATATTTGCTTTCTATTATAGAAAATACATCTAAAGAGAAGATAAATGTATCAGATTTAACTATTGAGCACATATTACCTCAAAAAGAAGATTCTGTAATATGGAAAAAAGAAATAGGAGAAGACTATACTAGAGTTTATGAACATTATTTACATACTTTAGGAAATTTAACTATAACGGGTCATAATAGTGAACTTGGAACAAAATCATTTTTTGAAAAGAAAAAGATAATAGAAGAAAAATCTAAAGCGAATATATTAAATAAAGATGTACTTTCAGTTGATAAATGGAATGAAGAAAGCATTTTAAATAGAGCAAAAAAATTATCAGATAAAATACTAGAGAAATTTCCTCTGGTTAATGTAGATTATGAAATAAAAGATGAAAATGAACTTATAATAAATATTTTAGATGATTATGATTTTTCATATCAAAAACCAGAAGGATTTTCTTTCTTAGGAGAATTTATAAAAGCAAAAACTTGGGTTGAAGTTTTAGCTAATTTTATAGAATTATGTTATGAATTAGATGAGCAGTCTATAACTAAATTTGCAAGACTTAAATATCAAAATATAAATATTTCTAATGATGAAAGAGATTTTATTAAGCCAAGACAAATTGGTAATAGTGGAATTTTTTATGAAACTAATCGTTCTTCAAATGATATTGTTCTAATGATAAGAGAAATAATAAAAAAATTAGATGTAGATTTTGAAGAATTTGACATATATATTTTAAATTCATTTGATAAAAATAATCAAAATACTTGGGATTCTGAAAAAATAAAAGTAGGACAGTTATTTTTCAATTTTATAGATGACTTAATTCAAAAAAATAAGATAATAAAAGAAGAGATTGAAAACTTAAAAACCAAAGAATACTCGAATAATTTATTTACAAAGACATACTATCCTATAATCTCAAATAAGCATGAAAGAAGATATAGAAAAAATAAACTTCAATTTAATTCAGAAGAAATATATATTACAACTGAGTTTTATGAAGAAGATAGAGAAAAAATAATTGAGTGGTATTTGAGTCATATTTAATAAGATAATTATTTGATTTTGTAATAAATAATTATTTTTGTAAATAGTAGTTAGTGTATATATATGAATATTGAAATATAAAAATATAGTTTACAAAAATTCATATTAGATATATACTTATATATATATTTATTTAAATTAACTAAATTAAAATATAGTTGAAAGGTGAAAATGGATAATAAAATAACTTATGTAAGTCTATTTAGTAGTGCAGGAGTAGGATGCTACGGTTTTAAAGAAAATGGTTTTGAATGTGTAGCAACCTGTGAATTAATAGAATCTAGAATTAATATACAAAAATATAATGAAAAATGTAAATACGAATCAGGATATATTTTAGGAGATGTGTCAGATGAAAGTATAAGAAATAAACTTTTTAAAGAAATAGATTTTTGGAAGATAAATGAAGGAATAAAAGGTATAGATGTTGTTATAGCAACACCTCCATGTCAGGGGATGTCTACTGCAAATTATAA
This genomic interval carries:
- a CDS encoding DUF262 domain-containing protein → MRASRMMFFSDLIEKNKRIFKVPVYQRNYDWTNIQCEKLYYDIIEAFKKDKFHFTGTVVYIDDINGGSGLNEVLIIDGQQRITTMYILLKALLDSSIDKNNVRIENELKEVMYNRNCEEKYKVKLKPVKTDDAQLINLVNNKIDEMDRNSNIYKNYILFKNLIEKTISFNIELSDILYGIKKIEIVEIVLDKLQGDEPQKIFESINSTGLELSLGDLIRNYLLMEESNQDELYSNYWIPIEKNVGYSKLGDFFINYINSEVTKTVNLKNAYNIFKENCEDKNLTHKEVLENLKRKSKCYGAFIGENEYYTEKLRSKLQAFFNIKQTTVLPLIFKLFDDYENNNITENILCDVLDYLFTYILRMITCEKSKNLNKFVKSAYQRALKNNYEDYYIKIVSLLNNTKSNDRIPTDEEFKNALITKPIYAKPICKYLLSIIENTSKEKINVSDLTIEHILPQKEDSVIWKKEIGEDYTRVYEHYLHTLGNLTITGHNSELGTKSFFEKKKIIEEKSKANILNKDVLSVDKWNEESILNRAKKLSDKILEKFPLVNVDYEIKDENELIINILDDYDFSYQKPEGFSFLGEFIKAKTWVEVLANFIELCYELDEQSITKFARLKYQNINISNDERDFIKPRQIGNSGIFYETNRSSNDIVLMIREIIKKLDVDFEEFDIYILNSFDKNNQNTWDSEKIKVGQLFFNFIDDLIQKNKIIKEEIENLKTKEYSNNLFTKTYYPIISNKHERRYRKNKLQFNSEEIYITTEFYEEDREKIIEWYLSHI
- a CDS encoding DNA cytosine methyltransferase; its protein translation is MDNKITYVSLFSSAGVGCYGFKENGFECVATCELIESRINIQKYNEKCKYESGYILGDVSDESIRNKLFKEIDFWKINEGIKGIDVVIATPPCQGMSTANYKKNDEKHRNSLVVEAIKIINEIKPKVFVFENVRSFMKTLCTDIDGEDKIIEEAIFNNLSD